The following coding sequences are from one Musa acuminata AAA Group cultivar baxijiao chromosome BXJ2-4, Cavendish_Baxijiao_AAA, whole genome shotgun sequence window:
- the LOC135610213 gene encoding protein root UVB sensitive 2, chloroplastic-like: protein MNSILVKLKGPKKRADEGQPRRPDFWIETSGSISQICSFDADGHLSVKIANDSRPIIQRMVESFRNKFFPSGYPYSVNEGYLIYTQFRALQHFSSAALSVLSTQSLLFAAGLRPTPAQATAVSWIIKDGMQHAGKLICSNMGARMDSEPKSWRILADVLYDLGTGLEVISPLCPHLFLEMAGLGNFAKGLAVVAARATRLPIYSSFAKEGNLSDLFAKGEAISTLFNVVGIGVGIQLASTVCSSIQGKMIVAPLLSVIHIYSVVEEMRAAPVNTLNPQRTAMIIADFVKSGKVSSPADIRYREDLLFPNRIIEEAGGVMVGQPLKKIVKKPSTLRELKDIFPKEKFLISLKNKCNYMVLEQNASGEDALRGWLVAAFAADMKTAGQKSGVPMLYAAYERMESVFPFFLSELKMRGWHTDQFLDGNGRRYAF, encoded by the exons ATGAACTCCATTCTG GTGAAGCTGAAGGGGCCGAAGAAAAGAGCAGATGAGGGGCAGCCTCGTCGGCCCGATTTCTGGATCGAAACCTCCGGTTCTATCTCCCAGATCTGCAGTTTCGACGCCGACGGCCATCTCTCT GTTAAGATTGCTAATGATTCACGGCCAATAATCCAGAGAATGGTTGAATCATTCCGTAACAAATTCTTTCCATCAGGATATCCATATAG TGTTAATGAAGGATACTTGATTTATACCCAATTTCGAGCTCTACAACACTTCTCCAGTGCTGCATTATCTGTCTTGTCAACTCAG TCACTACTATTTGCTGCAGGTTTGCGGCCTACCCCTGCACAAGCGACTGCTGTGAGCTGG ATTATAAAAGATGGCATGCAACATGCTGGGAAGCTCATCTGTAGCAATATGGGTGCAAGAATGGATTCAGAGCCAAAAAGTTGGAGAATACTTG CTGATGTACTTTATGATCTCGGTACTGGCTTGGAGGTCATTTCACCTTTATGCCCACATCTTTTTCTAGAAATGGCAGGTTTGGGAAATTTTGCAAAG GGACTGGCTGTTGTCGCTGCAAGGGCTACCAGGTTACCAATTTATTCCTCTTTTGCCAAAGAAGGTAATCTTAGTGACTTGTTTGCAAAAGGAGAGGCCATCTCCACCCTTTTTAATGTTGTTGGAATAGGAGTCGGCATTCAATTAGCCTCAACAGTGTGCTCATCAATCCAAGGAAAG ATGATAGTGGCTCCTCTGCTTTCTGTGATACATATTTATAGTGTTGTAGAAGAAATGCGCGCAGCTCCAGTGAACACACTTAATCCACAGAGGACAGCCATGATCATAGCAGATTTTGTCAAG AGTGGAAAAGTTTCTAGCCCAGCTGACATTAGATACCGAGAAGATCTTCTCTTTCCTAACCGCATTATAGAGGAAGCAGGAGGTGTGATGGTTGGGCAACCACTTAAAAAGATTGTGAAGAAGCCTTCGACGCTGAGAGAACTGAAGGACATATTCCCAAAGGAAAAGTTTCTGATCAGCCTGAAGAACAAATGCAACTACATGGTCCTTGAGCAGAACGCATCAGGGGAGGATGCACTAAGGGGGTGGTTGGTCGCAGCTTTTGCAGCAGATATGAAGACGGCAGGTCAGAAATCAGGAGTGCCCATGTTGTATGCAGCATATGAAAGGATGGAGAGTGTTTTTCCATTTTTCTTATCTGAATTGAAGATGAGAGGATGGCACACTGATCAATTCTTAGATGGAAATGGTAGACGGTATGCATTTTAA
- the LOC103981922 gene encoding ATP sulfurylase 2 has protein sequence MALSTSNSVSIAQNFHHDLPSRASFIRTTTLSILKTRRRRRRRRRRDRSGTQAHHLLVIVNPLYDSNPLTCRLPRSSFSPMQDTSSSSTYSPRATVRSSLIEPDGGALVELVVPEAERAARRAEASRLPAVRIGPVDLEWVHVVADGWASPLRGFMREAEYLQSLHFRSLRLADGSVVNMSLPIVLAIGDEEKEAIGKAPDVALTSPGGDFVAILRRIEIYRHNKEERIARTWGTISPGLPYVEEVITRAGNWLIGGDLEVLEPIKYNDGLDQYRLSPRELRKEFDKREADAVFAFQLRNPVHNGHALLMNDTRRRLLDLGYKNPLLLLHPLGGFTKADDVPLSVRMEQHSKVLEDGVLDPKTTIVAIFPSPMHYAGPTEVQWHAKARINAGANFYIVGRDPAGISHPTEKRDLYDPDHGKKVLGMAPGLEKLNILPFKVAAYDTVGKKMSFFDPSRAQDFLFISGTKMRTYARNGENPPDGFMCPGGWNVLVNYYQRLQKEETGKESAVVSLKS, from the exons ATGGCTCTCTCTACCTCAAATTCCGTTTCCATAGCCCAAAACTTCCATCACGACCTCCCTTCTCGTGCTTCCTTCATAAGAACAACAACATTATCAatcttgaaaacaagaagaagaagaagaagaagaagaagaagagacagaAGTGGCACCCAAGCCCATCATCTGCTTGTGATAGTGAATCCTTTATACGACTCTAATCCGCTAACCTGTCGTCTTCCTCGCTCCTCTTTTTCCCCGATGCAAGACACTTCTTCCTCTTCTACTTATTCGCCGCGTGCGACAGTTCGGAGCTCGCTGATCGAGCCCGACGGCGGCGCGCTCGTGGAGTTGGTGGTGCCGGAGGCCGAGCGTGCCGCGAGGCGGGCGGAGGCGTCTCGATTGCCTGCGGTGAGGATCGGGCCGGTCGACCTGGAGTGGGTCCACGTGGTCGCGGATGGGTGGGCGAGCCCACTGAGGGGGTTCATGAGGGAGGCGGAGTACCTGCAGAGCCTGCATTTCCGCTCGCTCCGACTCGCTGATGGCTCCGTCGTGAACATGTCTCTGCCGATCGTTCTCGCGATTGGGGACGAGGAAAAGGAGGCCATCGGGAAAGCGCCGGATGTCGCTCTGACTAGCCCCGGCGGCGATTTTGTTGCCATTCTCAGAAG AATTGAAATATACAGGCATAACAaagaagaaagaattgctagaacaTGGGGAACAATATCTCCTGGGTTACCCTATGTTGAGGAGGTAATTACCCGGGCTGGAAATTGGTTGATCGGTGGGGATCTTGAAGTGTTGGAACCAATCAAATACAATGATGGTCTTGACCAATACAGGCTCTCTCCTCGAGAATTACGCAAGGAATTCGACAAACGTGAGGCTGATGCTGTATTTGCTTTTCAGTTGAGGAATCCTGTACATAATGGCCATGCCTTGTTGATGAATGACACCCGTAGGCGCCTCTTAGATTTGGGCTATAAAAATCCTTTATTACTACTTCATCCTTTAGGAGGTTTTACCAAGGCAGATGATGTGCCCTTGTCTGTGAGGATGGAACAACATAGCAAG GTTCTAGAAGATGGAGTCCTTGACCCTAAGACAACCATTGTGGCAATCTTTCCTTCTCCTATGCATTATGCAGGGCCAACAGAAGTACAATGGCATGCTAAAGCACGGATTAATGCAGGTGCTAATTTCTATATTGTTGGTCGTGACCCTGCCGGAATAAGTCATCCAACTGAGAAACGGGATTTATATGATCCTGATCATGGGAAAAAAGTATTAGGCATGGCTCCAGGCTTGGAGAAACTTAATATTTTGCCTTTCAAG GTAGCAGCTTATGACACTGTGGGAAAGAAGATGTCATTTTTTGATCCTTCTCGTGCTCAAGATTTTCTCTTCATCTCAGGAACTAAG ATGCGTACGTATGCAAGAAATGGGGAGAACCCTCCTGATGGTTTTATGTGCCCTGGTGGATGGAATGTTTTAGTGAACTATTACCAGCGCTTGCAAAAGGAAGAAACAGGAAAAGAATCTGCTGTTGTATCTCTCAAATCATAG